A region of Elusimicrobiota bacterium DNA encodes the following proteins:
- a CDS encoding dephospho-CoA kinase: MNARSRKPSWPRLVVGLTGGIGSGKSTVLSLLRERGLAAADADVIVHGALRPGGAGYRRVLSLFGPAVRRSDGSLDRAAMARVVFEHPEIRKKLEAILHPIVVREFRRRIAAHRRGILILDVPLLFETGLDRMVDRTVVVWAPERTCLARLAASGRLTRAQARRRMAAQMPLDEKRRRAHFLLDNSRTLSVLGRGVDRLFGVPGGEGPPPLVYKDVTTS, encoded by the coding sequence ATGAACGCCCGTTCTCGGAAGCCTTCTTGGCCCCGCCTCGTGGTGGGCCTGACCGGTGGAATCGGGTCGGGAAAATCCACGGTCCTCTCCCTGCTCCGGGAACGCGGGCTGGCGGCGGCGGACGCGGACGTCATTGTCCATGGGGCCCTCCGGCCGGGGGGGGCGGGCTATCGCCGGGTCCTGTCGCTTTTCGGGCCCGCCGTTCGCCGGTCGGACGGGAGCCTGGACCGCGCCGCCATGGCTCGGGTGGTGTTCGAGCACCCCGAAATCCGCAAGAAATTGGAAGCCATCCTCCATCCCATCGTGGTTCGGGAGTTCCGGCGGCGCATCGCCGCCCACCGGCGCGGGATCCTGATTTTGGACGTGCCCCTCCTCTTTGAAACGGGATTGGACCGCATGGTGGACCGGACGGTGGTGGTCTGGGCCCCGGAAAGGACTTGTTTGGCGCGGCTCGCGGCCAGCGGCCGGTTGACCCGCGCCCAGGCCCGCCGACGCATGGCCGCCCAGATGCCCTTGGACGAAAAACGCCGACGAGCCCATTTCCTGTTAGACAACAGCCGCACCCTGTCCGTTCTCGGGCGCGGAGTGGACCGGTTGTTCGGCGTCCCGGGGGGGGAAGGCCCTCCTCCGCTCGTTTACAAAGACGTTACAACTTCTTAG
- the mutM gene encoding bifunctional DNA-formamidopyrimidine glycosylase/DNA-(apurinic or apyrimidinic site) lyase, which translates to MPELPEVETIRRDLVTLLVGKKISAVRIGDRRVLEGFRPGGGVRRRVKVDHFVRALAGRTVADLFRRGKYLVFDLGPGPALLAHLRMTGRLVFGPPDPAARARIEFEGTAESLNFSDTRRFGEWWLAEDWRADPAVAALGPEPLEGGIDPSPWGRDLRRSSAKMQSALLDQKRIAGLGNIYVTEALFRSGIRPTRRARAVRTAEIPALLENIRRVLEEGLAHRGVSFRDYRDARGERGQARDRLLVYGKDGLPCPTCRTVLRGVKVGGRGAVFCPRCQT; encoded by the coding sequence ATGCCTGAACTGCCGGAGGTGGAAACCATTCGGCGGGACCTGGTCACGCTTTTGGTCGGGAAGAAAATCAGCGCGGTTCGGATCGGGGACCGCCGGGTGTTGGAGGGGTTCAGGCCGGGGGGCGGCGTGCGGCGGCGGGTGAAGGTGGACCATTTTGTGCGCGCCCTGGCGGGCCGAACCGTGGCGGATCTTTTCCGCCGAGGAAAATATTTGGTCTTTGATCTGGGCCCCGGCCCGGCGCTTTTGGCCCACCTGCGAATGACGGGCCGCCTCGTGTTCGGCCCGCCTGATCCCGCGGCCCGGGCGCGCATCGAATTTGAGGGGACCGCGGAATCCTTGAATTTTTCCGACACGCGCCGGTTCGGGGAATGGTGGCTGGCGGAGGATTGGCGGGCCGACCCCGCCGTGGCCGCCCTGGGCCCGGAGCCCTTGGAGGGAGGGATCGACCCTTCCCCTTGGGGGCGGGACCTCCGTCGATCCTCGGCCAAAATGCAATCGGCTCTGTTGGACCAGAAGCGGATCGCGGGGCTCGGGAATATATACGTGACCGAGGCCCTCTTCCGTTCCGGGATCCGCCCCACCCGGCGGGCCCGGGCGGTCCGGACCGCCGAAATCCCCGCGCTTCTTGAAAACATCCGGCGGGTGTTGGAGGAGGGTCTGGCCCATCGGGGGGTTTCCTTCCGCGACTATCGGGACGCTCGAGGGGAACGCGGGCAGGCCCGAGACCGGCTGTTGGTTTACGGCAAGGACGGGCTTCCCTGCCCGACGTGCCGGACGGTTTTGCGCGGGGTGAAGGTCGGCGGGCGGGGCGCCGTGTTTTGCCCCCGGTGCCAAACATGA